A stretch of Natronococcus sp. CG52 DNA encodes these proteins:
- a CDS encoding peroxisomal biogenesis factor 3 has protein sequence MTEQLHDRITELLDAASTESGSLAVPDENDGDDRELLKLADEAADIIESTDPGELLEAVGLGTLSDGTEPETLPEAITKGEPEHVEELQRLVRLARLTDRSEEDELEDVIDELRETTTEEDETMTEDTDDETDETDEAERDSTSDDEAGGEAGEDATGELEDRLRSAMSSSFEEFGDEIESMKDRLEEATASDDESDAGEHDEEEEDGEGETGEGDDDDGGLLGSGDGGGLGGSSGSSRHSTMAPPPSERADMRAVKRHSTMPKKNE, from the coding sequence ATGACCGAACAACTCCACGACCGAATCACGGAACTCCTGGACGCAGCTAGCACCGAAAGCGGCTCGCTAGCGGTTCCGGACGAAAACGACGGCGATGACCGCGAACTTCTCAAACTCGCCGACGAGGCGGCCGACATCATCGAGTCGACCGACCCCGGCGAACTGCTCGAGGCGGTCGGCCTCGGAACGCTTTCTGACGGGACCGAGCCCGAGACGCTCCCGGAGGCGATCACCAAGGGCGAACCGGAGCACGTCGAGGAGCTCCAGCGACTGGTACGCCTCGCGAGGCTCACAGATCGGTCGGAGGAGGACGAACTCGAGGACGTGATCGACGAACTTCGAGAGACGACAACTGAGGAGGACGAGACGATGACGGAGGATACCGACGACGAAACCGACGAGACCGACGAGGCCGAACGGGACTCGACGAGCGATGACGAAGCCGGCGGTGAGGCGGGCGAGGATGCGACCGGCGAACTCGAGGACCGCCTTCGGTCGGCGATGAGTTCGTCGTTCGAGGAGTTCGGCGACGAGATCGAATCGATGAAAGACCGGCTCGAGGAGGCGACCGCCTCGGACGACGAGAGCGACGCCGGCGAACACGACGAGGAAGAGGAGGACGGAGAAGGCGAGACCGGGGAAGGAGACGACGATGACGGCGGACTCCTCGGATCCGGCGACGGAGGTGGACTCGGCGGCTCGAGCGGCTCGTCTCGCCACTCGACGATGGCGCCGCCGCCCTCCGAACGGGCGGATATGCGGGCGGTGAAGCGACACTCGACGATGCCGAAGAAGAACGAGTAG
- a CDS encoding amidohydrolase family protein has product MGSPPVLDEPRAIDTHAHQPTSEFLHDAGGQMMEDAADRFGADLETDTYENMIAEYLEAGVGRAVLLGWDAETNTGNPPVPNDYVADVRDEYADFFVGFGSVDPLKEDCVEEAIRCVEDLDLSGFKFQQIAQGFDPSDPEHEELWATIEDLGVPVVFHGGNSTLGACSPGGRGLKIKYGNPMLIDDVAAEYPDLQILIAHPAYPWEKEQLAICQQKGNVYMDLSGWMPRYIDDQVLHYAKSLLSDKVMFGTDYPMLEPGPWLEQFAELGFDEEIQRKILWENAEEFLDL; this is encoded by the coding sequence ATGGGTTCTCCACCGGTGCTCGACGAACCGCGGGCGATCGATACGCACGCGCATCAGCCGACCAGCGAATTCCTCCACGACGCCGGCGGGCAGATGATGGAGGACGCCGCCGACCGGTTCGGCGCCGACCTCGAGACCGACACCTACGAGAACATGATCGCGGAGTATCTCGAGGCCGGCGTCGGACGGGCCGTGCTGCTCGGCTGGGACGCCGAGACGAATACCGGCAATCCGCCGGTTCCGAACGACTACGTCGCCGACGTTCGCGACGAGTACGCGGATTTCTTCGTCGGGTTCGGCTCCGTCGATCCGCTCAAAGAGGACTGCGTTGAGGAGGCGATTCGCTGCGTCGAGGACCTCGACCTCAGCGGATTCAAGTTCCAGCAGATCGCACAGGGGTTCGATCCGTCCGACCCCGAACACGAGGAGCTCTGGGCGACGATCGAGGACCTCGGCGTTCCGGTCGTGTTCCACGGCGGGAACTCGACGCTCGGCGCGTGCTCGCCCGGCGGCCGCGGCCTGAAGATCAAGTACGGTAATCCGATGCTGATCGACGACGTGGCTGCCGAGTACCCCGACCTGCAGATCCTCATCGCCCATCCCGCCTATCCCTGGGAGAAAGAACAGCTCGCCATCTGCCAGCAGAAGGGGAACGTCTACATGGACCTCTCTGGGTGGATGCCTCGGTATATCGACGATCAGGTGCTCCACTACGCGAAGTCGCTCCTCTCGGACAAGGTGATGTTCGGCACCGATTACCCGATGCTCGAGCCAGGGCCGTGGCTCGAGCAGTTCGCCGAACTGGGCTTCGACGAGGAGATTCAACGCAAAATCCTCTGGGAGAACGCGGAGGAGTTCCTCGACCTGTAA
- a CDS encoding DUF3209 family protein has product MSCHEIEAVRLGLMNVLGVGDRSTREHAEKELEGHLEGPIEGLAEAESLSGIERHLDAALVDLEEEVAAMDADDPEYDYTRGRLLEVRNAERAIQRLRVQGESVVDGLGESHDALHETFPVEE; this is encoded by the coding sequence ATGAGCTGTCACGAGATAGAAGCGGTACGACTCGGACTGATGAACGTCCTCGGCGTCGGGGACCGGAGCACCCGCGAACACGCGGAGAAGGAACTCGAGGGACACCTCGAGGGGCCGATCGAAGGCCTCGCCGAGGCCGAGAGTCTCTCCGGGATCGAACGCCACCTGGACGCCGCGCTGGTCGATCTCGAGGAGGAGGTCGCGGCGATGGACGCGGACGACCCCGAGTACGATTACACGCGAGGGCGTCTCCTCGAGGTACGAAACGCCGAACGGGCGATCCAGCGCCTGCGCGTCCAGGGCGAGAGCGTCGTCGACGGACTCGGCGAGTCCCACGACGCGCTCCACGAGACGTTCCCCGTAGAGGAGTAA
- a CDS encoding thiamine pyrophosphate-binding protein — translation MTTTAAALVDTLEELGVEYVFGYPGGRVIELLEHLPESEVDLVRPRDEREASVMAEMHGRLTGTPGVLAGQGPWIGSLGMIGQMEARLSSSPMVVLTEASERGEYSTLAPYQQARGDYGGFSLPSILDGVTKEWWFPRTPIETVRSTQLAFKHAVADRPGPTAIILDGDAITADVPDDPTPPAWDAREQTRTWDAAPTAADVAKAVEALEAADRPVIVAGNGVHAAQAYDQLTAVADAYDCAVVTSYLGKSTYPETDDRAAGVVGSFGHEGANRVVSEADALLVVGCRLNPMDTNWQAPDFIRPDEQTIVHADIDTRNAGWVYPADVGLIGDATESLEALAETGGASNEWALERAAEAREWFTAPDCESDASPIKPQRAAKEIEAVVDDETIVTADSGNNRFWLLYYLRTPAVRTYFGSGGVGGMGWANPAAVSAALTTGKDVIAVAGDGGFAMTMNSVETAVEYGVAPTFVVLNDTSLGMVRQMQHEDGDIAGVEFHDTDFVKVAEAFGAVGTRVTAPDEFADALAEGKAADTPHVIDVRIDREEDMAESLASSFYESVGGLHE, via the coding sequence ATGACGACGACGGCCGCTGCACTCGTCGATACCCTCGAGGAACTCGGCGTCGAGTACGTCTTCGGGTATCCCGGCGGGCGCGTGATCGAGTTGCTCGAGCACCTCCCGGAGTCGGAGGTGGACCTCGTTCGCCCGCGCGACGAGCGCGAGGCGAGCGTCATGGCGGAAATGCACGGTCGACTCACCGGCACGCCCGGGGTGCTCGCCGGCCAGGGGCCGTGGATCGGTAGCCTGGGGATGATCGGCCAGATGGAGGCTCGACTCTCCTCGTCGCCGATGGTCGTGCTCACGGAGGCCTCGGAGCGCGGCGAGTACTCGACGCTGGCACCGTACCAGCAGGCTCGAGGCGACTACGGCGGGTTCAGCCTGCCGAGCATCTTAGACGGCGTGACCAAGGAGTGGTGGTTCCCGCGCACGCCGATCGAAACCGTCCGATCGACACAGCTGGCCTTCAAACACGCCGTCGCCGACCGTCCCGGCCCGACCGCGATCATCCTGGACGGCGACGCGATCACCGCCGACGTTCCCGACGATCCGACGCCGCCCGCCTGGGACGCGCGCGAACAGACCCGGACCTGGGACGCCGCGCCGACGGCCGCGGACGTCGCGAAAGCGGTCGAGGCGCTCGAGGCCGCCGACCGGCCGGTGATCGTCGCGGGCAACGGCGTCCACGCCGCGCAGGCCTACGACCAGCTCACGGCAGTGGCCGACGCCTACGACTGCGCCGTCGTCACCTCGTACCTCGGCAAATCGACGTACCCCGAGACCGACGACCGCGCCGCGGGAGTCGTGGGTTCGTTCGGCCACGAGGGCGCGAACCGGGTCGTCAGCGAGGCCGACGCGCTGCTGGTCGTCGGCTGCCGGCTGAACCCGATGGACACCAACTGGCAGGCCCCCGACTTCATCCGTCCCGACGAGCAGACGATCGTCCACGCCGATATCGACACCCGCAACGCCGGTTGGGTCTACCCCGCGGACGTGGGACTGATCGGCGACGCGACGGAGAGCCTCGAGGCGCTCGCCGAGACCGGCGGCGCCTCGAACGAGTGGGCGCTCGAGCGCGCGGCGGAGGCTCGAGAGTGGTTCACAGCTCCCGACTGCGAGAGCGACGCGTCGCCGATCAAGCCCCAGCGCGCGGCGAAAGAGATCGAAGCGGTCGTCGACGACGAGACCATCGTCACCGCCGACTCCGGGAACAACCGGTTCTGGCTGCTGTACTACCTCCGGACGCCGGCCGTCCGCACCTACTTCGGGAGCGGCGGCGTCGGCGGGATGGGGTGGGCGAACCCGGCCGCGGTGTCGGCGGCGCTGACGACGGGCAAGGACGTGATCGCGGTCGCCGGCGACGGCGGCTTCGCGATGACGATGAACAGCGTTGAAACGGCGGTCGAGTACGGCGTCGCGCCGACGTTCGTCGTGCTCAACGACACCAGCCTCGGGATGGTCCGTCAGATGCAACACGAGGACGGCGATATCGCCGGCGTCGAGTTCCACGACACCGACTTCGTGAAGGTCGCCGAGGCGTTCGGCGCGGTCGGGACGCGCGTGACCGCGCCCGACGAGTTCGCCGACGCGCTCGCGGAGGGGAAGGCCGCTGACACTCCACACGTCATCGACGTCCGGATCGACCGCGAGGAGGACATGGCCGAGTCGCTCGCCTCCTCGTTCTACGAGTCGGTCGGGGGGCTCCACGAGTGA
- a CDS encoding universal stress protein, translating into MYDSLLVATDGSDAAVLATEHAIGLAERLDATLEGIAVVETRTAYDNHIVDPDETERRLRERAEASLARLEEAVDDAGIPVETVLRAGVPHEEIVAYADERDVDAIVVGSRGRSGFKRALLGSTVDGVTRLATRPVLVVGDG; encoded by the coding sequence ATGTACGACTCGCTTCTCGTCGCGACGGACGGCAGCGACGCCGCGGTGCTGGCCACAGAGCATGCGATCGGTCTCGCGGAACGGCTCGACGCAACCCTCGAGGGAATCGCCGTCGTCGAGACGCGGACGGCCTACGACAACCACATCGTCGATCCGGACGAGACCGAACGGCGGCTTCGAGAGCGCGCCGAGGCGTCGCTGGCCCGACTCGAGGAGGCGGTCGACGACGCCGGGATCCCCGTCGAGACGGTTCTCCGCGCCGGCGTTCCACACGAGGAGATCGTCGCCTACGCGGACGAACGCGACGTCGACGCCATCGTCGTCGGTTCTCGAGGCCGTTCGGGGTTCAAGCGCGCGCTGCTCGGCAGTACGGTCGACGGGGTCACCAGACTCGCGACGCGGCCGGTGCTGGTCGTCGGGGACGGGTGA
- a CDS encoding CbiX/SirB N-terminal domain-containing protein, protein MHHTTDADSGTDALAAFDDEAVLLIGHGSRREKSNEQVRELAADLESRLGVPVDAAFLELAEPSIDEAFAELATLVSRVTVVHCSLFAASHVKNDVPLAIERGRAAYDLEIDNGAHLGIHPAILDLLDDRAAAVERELGVDRERDDVAVVVCGRGSSDPDANGDVHKLARLLYEGREFDRVEASFVGVTEPTLEDTLHGLSKHRPEAVVVLPYMLGDGVLTQRIRDWTADFDDEYPYADALAGDPLGTDSRLLDVFADRWQEARTESVEMSCDTCKYKVDLEGYEEDVGGARAMLRALAHRDAHADREAVDDEPHSHDAPGKHVSVCTNRTCADTGSPAVLERLRQEARDSDHCDARITRSSCLGRCGDGPMVAVYPDGVWYGDVGADDAERIVADHLDRDRVVSDLVDQIL, encoded by the coding sequence ATGCATCACACGACCGACGCCGACTCCGGGACCGACGCGCTCGCGGCCTTCGACGACGAGGCCGTTCTGCTGATCGGCCACGGCTCCAGGCGCGAGAAGTCGAACGAACAGGTGCGGGAACTGGCCGCCGACCTCGAGTCCCGGCTCGGGGTTCCGGTCGACGCCGCGTTCCTCGAACTCGCCGAGCCGTCGATCGACGAGGCGTTCGCCGAACTGGCGACGCTCGTCTCCCGGGTAACGGTCGTCCACTGCTCGCTGTTCGCCGCGAGCCACGTCAAGAACGACGTCCCGCTGGCAATCGAGCGGGGTCGCGCCGCGTACGATCTCGAGATCGATAACGGCGCACACCTCGGGATCCATCCGGCGATCCTCGACCTGCTGGACGACCGGGCGGCCGCGGTCGAGCGAGAACTCGGCGTCGACCGCGAGCGCGACGACGTCGCCGTCGTCGTCTGCGGCCGGGGCTCGAGCGATCCGGACGCCAACGGCGACGTGCACAAGCTGGCCCGATTACTTTACGAGGGTCGCGAGTTCGACCGGGTCGAGGCGTCGTTCGTCGGCGTCACGGAACCGACGCTCGAGGACACCCTCCACGGGCTCTCGAAGCACCGCCCGGAGGCCGTCGTCGTCCTCCCGTACATGCTCGGCGACGGCGTCCTCACCCAGCGGATCCGGGACTGGACGGCCGACTTCGACGACGAGTATCCCTACGCCGACGCGCTGGCCGGGGACCCGCTCGGCACGGACTCGCGGCTGCTCGACGTCTTCGCCGATCGCTGGCAGGAAGCGCGGACGGAAAGCGTCGAGATGTCCTGTGACACGTGCAAGTACAAGGTCGACCTCGAGGGCTACGAGGAGGACGTCGGCGGCGCGCGAGCCATGCTCCGCGCGCTGGCTCACCGGGATGCACACGCCGACCGCGAGGCAGTCGACGACGAGCCCCACAGCCACGACGCGCCGGGAAAGCACGTTTCGGTCTGTACGAACCGGACCTGCGCCGACACGGGTTCTCCCGCGGTGCTCGAGCGACTCCGTCAGGAGGCTCGCGACTCCGACCACTGCGACGCGCGCATCACGCGCTCGTCGTGTCTCGGGCGCTGCGGCGACGGGCCGATGGTCGCCGTCTACCCCGACGGCGTCTGGTACGGCGATGTCGGCGCGGACGACGCCGAGCGAATCGTCGCCGACCACCTCGACAGGGACCGCGTCGTCAGCGACCTCGTCGATCAGATCCTGTAG
- the gfo6 gene encoding D-xylose 1-dehydrogenase Gfo6, with protein sequence MHDWIDTYEERDWQTTEDGTVRYALIGLGWWTVDVAIPAIESSDLGKVSVLVSSSTEKAADIAEENGVEHGISYDQFHGGEASDAYDAVYIGTPNAFHLEYAETAAELGKAVLCEKPMEATVDRAEQMVETCEDENVPLMVAYRMQTEPAVRRARELVESGFIGDPVSVYGANSQPLLEMIPDHDQWRLDPDITGYGTSVMDLGIYSINTARYLLRRDPVTVHSQMTSHHEAFDDVPDERASSTLLFEDDVHMISTASQRAHEDTHLKVTGTEGTIELDPAFHGEAALRLSRGELSVDVEHGTFDAEQEVREVFDYFADRVLTDGEIYPDGRHGLVDMRVIEAIHRAADEGEPVDLYSTD encoded by the coding sequence ATGCACGACTGGATCGACACCTACGAGGAGCGGGACTGGCAGACCACGGAGGACGGAACCGTCCGCTACGCACTGATCGGACTCGGCTGGTGGACGGTCGACGTCGCTATCCCGGCCATCGAATCTTCGGACCTCGGCAAGGTTTCGGTGCTGGTGAGCAGTTCGACCGAGAAGGCAGCGGATATCGCCGAGGAGAACGGGGTCGAGCACGGGATCAGCTACGATCAGTTCCACGGCGGGGAGGCCAGCGACGCCTACGACGCCGTCTACATCGGCACCCCGAACGCGTTCCACCTCGAGTACGCCGAGACGGCCGCGGAACTGGGGAAGGCAGTCCTCTGTGAGAAGCCGATGGAGGCGACGGTCGACCGCGCCGAGCAGATGGTCGAGACCTGCGAGGACGAGAACGTCCCCCTGATGGTCGCCTATCGAATGCAGACGGAACCGGCCGTTCGGCGAGCGCGGGAGCTCGTCGAATCGGGCTTCATCGGCGACCCCGTCAGCGTCTACGGCGCCAACAGTCAGCCGCTACTCGAGATGATCCCCGACCACGATCAGTGGCGGCTCGATCCGGATATCACGGGGTACGGGACGTCGGTGATGGACCTCGGAATCTACTCGATCAACACCGCTCGATACCTGCTCCGGCGGGATCCGGTCACCGTCCACTCGCAGATGACCTCACACCACGAGGCGTTCGACGACGTGCCGGACGAACGGGCGTCGTCGACGCTGCTGTTCGAGGACGACGTCCACATGATCTCGACTGCGAGCCAGCGCGCCCACGAGGATACGCACCTGAAGGTCACCGGGACCGAGGGAACGATCGAACTCGATCCGGCGTTTCACGGCGAGGCCGCGCTGCGACTCTCCCGCGGAGAGCTCTCCGTCGACGTCGAACACGGGACGTTCGACGCGGAGCAGGAAGTACGGGAAGTGTTCGACTACTTCGCGGACCGCGTACTCACGGACGGTGAAATCTATCCCGACGGTCGGCACGGACTCGTCGACATGCGGGTCATCGAGGCGATCCACCGGGCTGCCGACGAGGGTGAGCCGGTCGACCTCTATAGTACCGACTGA
- a CDS encoding outer membrane protein assembly factor BamB family protein, with protein MAEADTKHERDAAFRRHPLGEIESARSRHMWTRSAVHATDDAVVTGQWNGSVTSFDANSLEPRWSVEHPDHPVGIATIGNGDDGSEDTVVVAGRGETGSIAALDFETGETRWRYEAAEDVGTPVKDSVFYLPYVVALETDGGADDDRLYAAARRYERDGETRRWYSTVLAFDADGTVRWRYETDASPIALDLSDDGERLAVGYNRCMGEHDNGLVVLEADTGDLAWTWDPGTEGDRRVGDVSFDGDSIAVSSHGDKRGYLLGPGGAERWAVDLAVKTEIDGETLYAYPNHAYANDGRVVFVTGNTYAEGSRETESRHPNEHRIAAFDDGGDVLWDAAAEGFVHELATDGATVVAPCAQNFRVRNPDAHAIRWFDLEDGTVGRKRLEGIATGASVDGGTVAAIEEPVAYHDGDVTHGEYAVVLGCPE; from the coding sequence ATGGCAGAGGCAGACACCAAGCACGAACGGGATGCAGCGTTTCGACGGCACCCCCTCGGCGAAATCGAGAGCGCCCGCAGCCGACACATGTGGACTCGGTCGGCCGTCCACGCGACCGACGACGCCGTCGTCACCGGCCAGTGGAACGGGTCGGTAACGTCGTTCGATGCCAACTCGCTCGAGCCTCGGTGGTCCGTCGAGCATCCGGATCACCCGGTCGGGATCGCGACGATCGGAAACGGCGATGACGGAAGCGAGGACACGGTGGTCGTCGCCGGACGCGGCGAGACGGGATCGATCGCGGCTCTCGACTTCGAGACGGGCGAGACCCGCTGGCGCTACGAGGCGGCCGAAGACGTCGGAACTCCGGTCAAGGACTCCGTCTTCTACCTGCCCTACGTCGTCGCGCTCGAGACCGACGGTGGAGCGGACGACGACCGACTGTACGCGGCGGCCCGCCGCTACGAGCGCGACGGTGAAACGCGGCGGTGGTACAGCACGGTCCTCGCGTTCGACGCGGACGGGACGGTCCGCTGGCGCTACGAGACGGACGCCTCACCCATCGCACTCGACCTGAGCGACGACGGCGAACGGCTGGCGGTCGGCTACAACCGCTGTATGGGCGAGCACGACAACGGACTGGTCGTTCTCGAGGCCGACACCGGAGACCTCGCGTGGACCTGGGACCCCGGAACCGAAGGCGACCGCCGCGTCGGCGACGTCTCGTTCGACGGCGACTCGATCGCGGTCTCGAGTCACGGCGACAAGCGGGGCTACCTGCTCGGACCCGGCGGCGCCGAGCGGTGGGCCGTCGATCTGGCAGTCAAGACCGAGATCGACGGCGAGACGCTGTACGCCTACCCGAACCACGCGTACGCGAACGATGGGCGGGTCGTGTTCGTCACGGGGAACACCTACGCCGAAGGGAGCCGCGAGACGGAGAGCCGGCATCCGAACGAGCACCGGATCGCCGCCTTCGACGACGGCGGTGACGTTCTCTGGGACGCAGCAGCAGAGGGGTTCGTCCACGAACTCGCGACCGACGGTGCGACGGTCGTCGCTCCCTGCGCGCAGAACTTCCGGGTGCGGAACCCCGACGCGCACGCGATCCGCTGGTTCGACCTCGAGGACGGAACCGTCGGACGGAAACGGCTCGAGGGGATCGCCACCGGTGCGTCGGTCGACGGCGGGACGGTCGCGGCGATCGAGGAACCCGTCGCGTATCACGACGGAGACGTGACACACGGCGAGTACGCGGTCGTCCTCGGATGCCCCGAGTAG
- a CDS encoding EthD family reductase: MIKMVQTLVREDEYGHEEFVDWWRGDHAELARELPGLQRYSTSVPTNPDAAEYDGVLELSFESAAALDEAFESEVGREVRADASDYVDFGAGSRMIVEETVHVDEG; the protein is encoded by the coding sequence ATGATAAAAATGGTCCAGACTCTCGTCCGGGAGGACGAGTACGGCCACGAGGAGTTCGTCGACTGGTGGCGGGGAGACCACGCGGAACTCGCACGCGAACTTCCGGGACTGCAGCGCTACAGCACATCCGTCCCGACGAACCCCGACGCTGCCGAGTACGACGGCGTCCTCGAACTCTCCTTCGAGAGCGCGGCGGCGCTCGACGAGGCCTTCGAATCCGAGGTCGGGCGGGAGGTCCGGGCCGACGCGTCCGACTACGTCGACTTCGGCGCCGGGTCGCGGATGATCGTCGAAGAAACGGTTCACGTCGACGAGGGATGA
- a CDS encoding IclR family transcriptional regulator, whose protein sequence is MANDSRHRPVETVDTAFEIVDVLKRRDGAGITEIADELGLAKSTVHRHVKTLEARGLLLQEGNSYRISTWFLDYGIHVRNRHPLFDVVKPKVDELAAETDEKVWCVIEEHGMGVHIYGAEGRHSVKTHARIGKRTPLHQFAAGKAILAHLPDERVDEVVAEHGLAAKTSQTITDRDELNEQLEEIRERGYAFNREESVRGVHAVGAPIRNQSGTAIGAISVAGPANRLRETALAEELPTLLLGATNEVEINLAHS, encoded by the coding sequence ATGGCAAACGACTCGAGACACAGACCGGTCGAAACCGTCGATACGGCCTTCGAGATTGTCGACGTTCTCAAGCGCCGGGACGGCGCCGGGATCACCGAAATCGCCGACGAACTCGGACTCGCGAAGAGCACGGTTCACCGGCACGTGAAGACCCTCGAGGCGCGCGGGCTCCTGCTCCAGGAGGGGAACAGCTACCGAATCAGCACGTGGTTTCTGGATTACGGAATTCACGTGCGTAACCGCCATCCGCTGTTCGACGTCGTCAAACCCAAGGTGGACGAACTCGCCGCCGAAACCGACGAGAAGGTCTGGTGCGTCATCGAGGAGCACGGGATGGGCGTCCACATCTACGGCGCCGAGGGCCGCCACTCCGTGAAGACGCACGCCCGGATCGGAAAGCGAACGCCGCTTCACCAGTTCGCCGCCGGCAAGGCTATCCTCGCTCATCTCCCTGACGAGCGGGTCGACGAGGTCGTGGCCGAGCACGGACTCGCCGCGAAGACGTCCCAGACGATCACCGACCGCGACGAACTGAACGAACAACTCGAGGAGATTCGCGAGAGAGGATACGCGTTCAACCGCGAGGAGTCGGTCCGCGGCGTGCACGCCGTCGGCGCGCCGATCAGAAACCAGTCGGGAACGGCGATCGGAGCGATCAGCGTCGCGGGACCGGCCAACCGATTGCGCGAGACGGCGTTGGCCGAGGAACTTCCGACGCTGCTGCTGGGCGCGACTAACGAGGTCGAGATCAACCTCGCTCACTCGTAG
- a CDS encoding cobalamin biosynthesis protein — protein sequence MSEANPSLEIEVPADPLGGHPASAYLWGHVAGSGDVGDTGIEVVTNDETSAQVLAAVAGGDVEHDTSSRDYAHDTSITRTEDEYTLSIGGDESEGGESDGNGATGLLGRSSALGLPVDGRGNYRFGAFSSHDRELLRGLLEGCGTICFKSKSGTVGISFVHDDRDLLELTRELIADCPVDAPLGELSETSSGGYWFGVDDDAAPAFGTWLYENCEETGCFAPSRRRKLERSLEQAESYD from the coding sequence ATGAGCGAAGCTAACCCCTCGCTCGAGATCGAGGTTCCCGCGGATCCGCTCGGGGGCCACCCTGCGAGCGCGTACCTCTGGGGTCACGTCGCCGGCAGCGGCGACGTCGGCGATACCGGTATCGAGGTCGTTACCAACGACGAGACCTCCGCACAGGTGCTGGCGGCCGTCGCAGGCGGCGACGTCGAGCACGACACGAGCAGTCGCGACTACGCCCACGACACCTCGATCACCCGGACGGAGGACGAGTACACGCTCTCGATCGGCGGTGACGAAAGCGAGGGCGGTGAGAGCGATGGAAACGGCGCTACGGGGCTGCTCGGCCGCAGCAGTGCCCTCGGCCTCCCCGTCGACGGCCGCGGCAACTACCGCTTCGGAGCCTTCTCGAGCCACGACCGAGAACTGCTTCGGGGGCTACTCGAGGGCTGTGGCACGATCTGCTTCAAGTCCAAGAGCGGCACCGTCGGCATCTCGTTCGTCCACGACGACCGGGACCTGCTCGAGCTAACCCGGGAGCTGATCGCCGACTGTCCGGTAGACGCACCCCTCGGCGAGCTTTCCGAGACCTCCTCCGGCGGCTACTGGTTCGGCGTCGACGACGACGCCGCACCCGCCTTCGGAACGTGGCTCTACGAGAACTGCGAGGAGACCGGCTGCTTCGCCCCGAGCCGCCGCCGAAAGCTCGAGCGAAGCCTCGAGCAGGCGGAGTCGTACGACTAG
- a CDS encoding VOC family protein: MTEMPAIRVDHVGIAVESIEDAEGLLFALGCEKIHEERGEYGTFTWATYVLGGASRLELIAPAGADSFLTDFLERNGPGLHHVTLEVADLDAAIDALEAQEVSVVDRVEFDHWKEAFLPPSNPTGALFQLMEYEDGYAQTRAAGTRLFVDGNPL, from the coding sequence ATGACCGAGATGCCAGCGATCCGGGTCGATCACGTGGGTATCGCCGTCGAGTCGATCGAGGACGCCGAGGGACTGCTGTTCGCGCTCGGCTGCGAGAAGATCCACGAGGAACGCGGCGAGTACGGAACGTTCACCTGGGCGACGTACGTCCTGGGCGGCGCCTCTCGACTCGAACTCATCGCACCGGCGGGTGCCGACTCCTTTCTGACCGACTTCCTCGAGCGAAACGGACCCGGCCTCCACCACGTTACGCTCGAGGTCGCCGACCTCGACGCCGCTATCGACGCACTGGAGGCGCAGGAGGTCTCCGTCGTCGATCGCGTCGAGTTCGACCACTGGAAAGAGGCGTTTCTTCCCCCGAGCAATCCGACCGGCGCGCTGTTCCAGCTGATGGAGTACGAGGACGGCTACGCTCAGACGCGGGCGGCGGGAACTCGACTGTTCGTAGACGGTAATCCGCTCTAA